The Filimonas lacunae genomic sequence GTGCCAGACCTGGGAGCTTACGAGTTTTATCCACAAACAGTACCAACAGTACTGTCAGCCACACCGGCGGTGCCTGTACCTAATACTACACAGGTATTTACCTACGGTACTGATACGGTAATGCGTATTGCCTGGGATAATGCAGTGCCAACAGGAGTAAGCGTAAGAAGGTATTCCGGTGTGGTGCCACAAGGCTTGCCAGCTGGTATGGATTCTATGTATTTCTATACACAGGTGGAAGTAACAGGCAGCAATGATCAGAAATACAATGCACAATTATATTATGTGGATTCATGGCAGGGATCGGTGGCTGATCAAAACCGCATAGGCATGGGCCGTACCACTGCTGCCAATGCATGGGTGGTAGGCGCTGCCAGCACAGTAGACATCCGTAAAAAAGAGATCAGTCAGAACGCTATGTTGTATATGGATCGCTTTACCGGGTTAATCAATGCTTATGCGCAGCCGGTAGCGGAAGACAGCAGCTCTAACCGTGGCAGGGATTTCTGGGTAGGTTATCAGCGCAGTAATGGATTTACAGGTCCTGATGGTGGTTATCAGACCATGAAAATATATATGGGTGCAGGTGACGAGCCGGCTAATGTAACCATTACAATAGAGGGAAGTAACGGCACGCCGTGGGTAAGAAACTACTATGTACCTGCAAACTCTGCTATTACCAGTGATGATATGCCTACGACTAATCCAAACGATGCACGCTTGTTTACAGAGGGGCTGTATCAGAAGCAGGGAATTCATATTGTGAGTGATGTGCCTATTGTTGCTTATGCGCACGTATTTGAATCTACCAACTCCGGAGCTACCCTGTTAATGCCAACGGCAGTGTGGGGATATGAATACTACACCTTAAGCTCCAGGCAGTATTATTCTACATCAGGTTCTGCTTCTGCCTTCCACGTGGTGGCGCAGCACGATAACACCTGGGTAGAGATCAATCCGTCGAAGCCTACTTTAAATGGCTGGACGAAAAATGGTGGCACGCGGCCTAACGGAAGTTACCTGGTGAAACTGAATAAGGGGGATGCTTACCAGGTGCTGGGTGGTGTGTTAAGTGGTGCGGAAGGACAGGATTTAACCGGTAGCTATGTAAAATCCATTAGTAACGATGCCGGTGAATGTTTCCCTATCGGTGTGTTTGCGGGCAGCACCAGAACGGCTATTGGTTGCGGAACCACTACCGGCGGCAATGGTGATTACATTATTCAGCAGATATTCCCGTACCAGGCATGGGGTACCAAGTATGCTACAGCGCCTACTTCTATGCAGGATGGTCCGTCAGCGTCTTACCTGATGCTGAATATCTACCGCGTAATGGTAAAAGACACGGCAACGATAGTGAAGCGTAATGGCACGCCTATCGCTAAAACAGAATTGATCAATAATAAATATTACCAGTTTGAAAGTTCAGAAGGGGAGTATATAGAATCGGATAAACCAGTGATGGTGGCGCAGTATATGACTTCATCCGGAGTGTGTGGTGTGATAGGATATAGTGATCCGGAAATGTTCTATATCAGCCCGGTACAGCAGGCGGTGAAGAGATCGCAGTTTTACCGCAACGACAGGTATTCTATTGAAAACAACTTTATCACGTTGGTGATACCTACAGAAGGTTTAGCTACGCTGAAAATAGATAAAGTAAACTACCTGGCCTATCCTGCGGCAGACCGATATGTATATACCCATCCGCATTTGCCAGGCTACTCGATAGTGACCAAGAAGTGGGAAGCGGGTGCCGGTTCCAGTGTGGTAGAAAGTGATATGCCTTTCACCGGTATGGTATATGGTGTGGGTAGTGCGGAAAGCTATGGTTATAACATTGGTACACTGGTGAAAAACCTGAATAATCTCAGTACAGTAAACACCAGCTTTAACACAGGGGCTAATCCTACTGATTATACCTGTAAGGGAGCGCCGTTTAATATGACCATCCTGTTGCCAATAGCACCGGAAACCCTGACGTGGCAGTTTAGCAAGGTGCCTAAGTTGTCGCCTGCAGTAGATAGTGTGCAAAACAATCCTGTGCCGGTTGATACGGTAACGGTAGAAGGGGTTACCTACTATGCTTATACAGTGAAACAGCAGTTTATAATAGATACTACCGGTATTATCAACGTACCTGTGTCGTATACTTCGCCGCTGATTGAAAAATGTTCCGGCATAGAAACAGGGGTGGTAACCTTACAGATATTACCTGCGCCTGAAACAGATTTCAGTGTCGTGTTCCCGGGTGGTGTTACGGTGGGTTGTGAAGGATCGGAGGTAACACTTACCGGTGATGTGATTACGGCCAATGGTATTGCATTAAGCGAATGGCAATGGACGTTCCCGGGCAATGCCACTGCTACAGGACAAATTCAGAAACATGTGTTTAACGGGGCCGATTCCTTTGCGGTTACCTTAAGGGGAGTTACGGCAGATGGTTGTGTGTCGGATACTACCAAGTATGTAGTGGTGAAACCAAGACCAGTGCCAGTAGTGACTAAAGACAGTATCCCGGTTTGTGCGGGCGATACTACCACCTTTACGGTTGACAGTGTGGCTGCGGATATTACCTATAACTGGTACGATGCAGCAACAGGGGGTACGTTAGTGCACACAGGTCTGAGCTTTACCACCAGCGCCAGCACGCCATTACCGGCTACTTATTATGTAGAAGGAGTTAGTGCGGGATCATGTGCCAGTGTATCGCGCAAAAAGGTAACGGTATATGGGGTTAACCAGCTGGATAAGCCAGTGGTTTCCGGAACCAGTACGCCTATCTCCATAACGTTTACGTGGACGGCGGTTTCAGGTGCTACAGGATATGAAGTGAGTATTGACGGCGGCACTACCTGGATAACGCCAAGCTCCGGAGCTACAGGCACCACACATGTGATAGAAGGATTAACTCCATTTACCGAAGTAACGATATTGGTGCGTGCATTGGGTGTAACAGCTTGTCAGCTGAGTGTATCGGATGCTGTTACGGAAAAAACTACCACCAATGATGTGTTTGTAGGTAATGCGTTTACACCTAACGGAGATGGTATTAACGATGTGTTTATCATACAGGGATATGCGATTAAGGAAATGAAGTTTATGGTGTTTAACCAGTGGGGCGAGAAACTGGCCGAAACTGTAAACCCTGTAATGGATGCGAATGGTGCGCATGTGGTATGGGATGGCAGGTATAAAGGCAAACTGCAACCATCCGGTGTGTATATGTACGTGGCGCAGATACTGTTGATAAACGGTGAAACGGTGCAGAAGAAAGGGGCCATTAACCTCATCAGGTAACACCTCTTGTATTTCAATAAATAAAATTATTCCGGGTGGCTGTTATGCCAATAGCAGCGCCCGGAATATTACATAAGCTGAATATGGATGCTAAATACCTGTTATGAAGTGTAAAATCATTATTCTTATTATAGCCTTGTTTGCCTGGTATTCAGGTATAGCTCAAAACGTTACCAATAAAGGGCTGGAGTTTTGGGTAGGGTATGGGCACCATCAGTATATGGAAAGCAATTGTGATGGATCGGGTACACCTACCAATAGCATGAACATGGTGATATACCTGAGCGCAGAGGAAGCCTGTACGGTAACCGTAACGTTGGATAGCAGTTCGGTAGGGCCTTTTAACAACAGTGCTTATGAGAAAGTATATAATATTCCGGCTAATACCGTTATCAGCACCGAAATAATACCCAAGGGCATTAACAATGCTACGCAAAGCGGCACCAATCCTAACTATGATGCCAGGCTGATCACCGATCCGCCACCGGCAGGAACGGGTGGGGAAGGATTGTTTAGAAAAAAAGGAATTCATATTGTAAGTACCAAGCCTATTGTGGCTTATGCGCATATATATGGCAGCGTGGCTTCGGGAGCTACCATGTTGTTGCCGGTAACGGCCTGGGGACATAATTACACTTCTATGAACTCGGAGCAAAGAGATGCTTCTATGTCATATTCCTGGATGTATGTGATAGCCAAAGAGAATAACACGATGGTGCGTATTACGCCATCGGTGGCTACCCGTTTAGGAAAGCCGGCAGGTCAAACATTTGATGTTTTGTTACAAAAAGGCCAGATATACCAGGTGGTAGCGCAAAGCGATTGTGCCACCGGTGATGGGCCTGAGCTTACCGGCACCACCGTGCAAAGTATAGCAGGGCCGGATGGCGAATGTCATACCGTTGCGGTGTTTGCTGGCAGTGGTCGTACGGCAGGTGAGCAAACAGAGTGCGGAACGGGTAGCGGACGTGATAATGATATTCAGCAACTGTTTCCCGAACAAACCTGGGGCAAACGGTATTTAACTGTTCCTTTTTCATCAGCCAACAGTGCTGCAGGTTCTCCTACCCAGTTGCAAACCTGTGTATATAAAGTGCTGGTACGCGACCCCACCACTGTAGTAAGGCGTAATGGAGTGGTGTTAACCGGATTGATCAAGAACAAATATTATCGTTATAAAAGCAATACCATGGATTCTATCATAGCTGATAAGCCTATTATGGTAGGGCAGTTTATGAGCATGGGTAACGGTTGTGGAACAGGCCTGGGCGATCCGGAAATGGTATATCTCAGCCCGATGGAGCAAGCCATTACCCGCGTGGGCTTTTACAGAAATGATAAAGAAAGTATTGTGATCAACTATCTTACGCTGGTAGTGCCTACCAAAGGGGTAGGTTCTTTGCGTATAGATGGTTCTACTACCTATACTACTTTTCCGCATGCTACACCGGGTTACACGGTGGTAGTGAAATCGTGGCCTGCCGCCAAAGCGCAATGTACCGTTACATGCGATTCGGCATTTACAGGTATCACGTACGGTTTGGGTGGTGCAGAAAGCTATGCCTATAATGCCGGTACCTATCTTAATAATCTGAATGGTATCCGAAATTTGCATAACAGCAGCGATACCACAAATGGAGGTAAAAACAGCCATGCTTATACCTGTGAAGGTTCGCCGGTAGAGTTATCTATATTGCTTCGTTACCAGGTAACCAAACTGGTGTGGAAGCTGAGTGCACTGGGTTTTGATATTATGCCTAACCTGGATGTTACATTAGATCCGGCTTCCACTGCTTATAAAGGAACGGTTACCAATAATGGTGTACTGTATTATAAATACACATTGCCCGGCACGTATACCTTTAATAAGGCAGGTACGTTTTATGTGCAGGTGCTGGCTACCAGCCCATCCTTAACCGACTATTGTAATAATACCGAGGAGTTTTACATGGGTTTTGAAGTGAAAGCGAAACCGGTGGCAGACTTTACTATCGCTAATACAACAGGGTGTGTGAAAGATACTACTTTCCTGACGGGGCCGGCTGCTACCTCTTTATCTAATATTCAGCAATGGTTGTGGACATTCCCGGATGGAAGCGTTAGTCACAGTAAAGACACCAGTAAAATATTGTCTGCTGCGGGAAGTAATACGGTTACGCTCCGGGTGGTTTCGGAAGAGGGTTGTGTGGCCGAGGTGGCTAAACAGGTAAGTCTGTATGCAGTGCCAACTGCATCTGTAACGGCAGCGCCCGCTTCGGCCTGTGAGGGAAGTGAGATTACTTTAACCCCGTCGGCTGCTTATGCAGGTTCAGCTGTAATTAATAAATACTACTGGAACTTTGCCAACGGTAAAGACAGTACAGCCACCGCTGCCGGTGTGCAAAAGGTATTGTACAATAAGCCGGGTAGTTATGAAGTGAAGCTGGTAACAGGGGTGAGTAAGCTTTGTGTAAGTGATACTGCGCGTAAAGTGGTGGCTATTTATAGTAAACCTGTTATTGATATCACGTATCCGGCAGGCTGTTTACCGGCTGATGGGGTAGTGCAGTTTACCAACAACACTGCTACGCCTGATGGTCAAACCATTACTGCACATGCCTGGAATTTTGGTGATGCTACTGCTACACCGGCCAATCCTAACACGGCTACAGTAGCCAGCCCTTCGCATGTGTATGCGGCCAACAGTTACCAGATAAGCTATCGTGCTACTTCTTCGCAGGGGTGTATTACCGATACCGTTATTAAAGCCACGTTTAGTGTAATGCCGGTGGTAAACTTCCCGGCATTAACGGCGGTGTGTGAAAATGCAGCAGCCTATTCAATTGCTATTGCTACTGTTAATGGTAGTGTGGTTACAGGAGGTACGTATAGCGGCAATGGAGTAGCGACAGATGGTACCTTCACGCCCGCCACTGCTGGTCCGGGTGTGCACACCATCAGCTATAGCTACACCGCAGCAGGAGGTTGTACCGTAACTAAAACATCTGCTATAGAAGTATACGCCCGCCCGCTGGCTTCCTTTACGGCTACCAGTAGTGTTTGTTTGGGCGAACAGGTGCACATAGTACCAGCTGCTACAGCTGGCATTTACAGCTGGAACTGGCAGTTGGGCAATGGTACTTCTGTAGTGTATAATAATGGCAATGCGTTTGATGTGCCTTATGCCAGTGCCGGTAATTATAATGTGGTGCTGGCTACGGTGAGCAGCCAGGGATGCCGCAGCTTACCCGATACGCAAAAGGTAAGTGTGCATCCGTTACCGGTGGCCGATTTTACGGCACCTGTAAAAATATGTTTGCCGGGGGATGCGGCGTTTGTTAATACCAGCACCGTGGCCGATAACAGTACCCTGAATTATGTTTGGAATTTTGGCGATGGCACGGCTACAGTAACTACTAAAGCGCCATCGCATACCTATGCCACTGCCGGAACCTACGCAGTGGTGCTTACCGCCACTTCTTCCTATGGTTGTGTAAGCACTACTACTAAAAGTGTAAATGATTTTTATGCCAGGCCGGTAGCAGCATTTACCATTGCTCCGGAGCAGGTGTGTGAGGGTACGCCGGTAACTTTAACCGATGCAAGTACGCCTGCAGACGGTATTGCGAAGCGGAGCTGGAACCTGGGTGACAATGGGCCTGATGTGGCAGGTAAGGTGGTAGAAAAATTATATAACAATGCCCGTACTTACACGGTTCAGTTAACTGTTACCAATAATGCATCCTGTACGGCTACGGTATCTAAACAAGTGGTAGTGCATCCGCAACCACAGATAGATGCCGGTAAATCGTTTGCGGTGCAGGAAGGTACGCAGATACAATTTGAAGCCACTTCCAACTCGTCGTCCTTCGCATTTAGCTGGACGCCTGCGGCTGATTTATCCAACGCATCTGTATTGCAGCCAAAGCTGGTGGTGAACAGGGATGCTACTTATCGTTTAACTGCTGTAGGGGACTACTCCTGCACAGCTACCGATTCATTAACGGTAAAAGTATTGAAGATAGTAGTGGTGCCCAATGCCTTTACACCTAATGGCGATAATATCAATGATAAATGGGAGATAGCGAATTTGTCTGATTATGCGGATTGTGTGGTGCAGGTGTTTAACCGTTACGGACAAAAAATGCTGGAACAGAAGGGTTACCAGGTACCGTGGAATGGTAAGATAAATGGCAGGGATGTACCTGTGGGAACTTACTACTATGTAATAAGATTAG encodes the following:
- a CDS encoding PKD domain-containing protein, which codes for MKCKIIILIIALFAWYSGIAQNVTNKGLEFWVGYGHHQYMESNCDGSGTPTNSMNMVIYLSAEEACTVTVTLDSSSVGPFNNSAYEKVYNIPANTVISTEIIPKGINNATQSGTNPNYDARLITDPPPAGTGGEGLFRKKGIHIVSTKPIVAYAHIYGSVASGATMLLPVTAWGHNYTSMNSEQRDASMSYSWMYVIAKENNTMVRITPSVATRLGKPAGQTFDVLLQKGQIYQVVAQSDCATGDGPELTGTTVQSIAGPDGECHTVAVFAGSGRTAGEQTECGTGSGRDNDIQQLFPEQTWGKRYLTVPFSSANSAAGSPTQLQTCVYKVLVRDPTTVVRRNGVVLTGLIKNKYYRYKSNTMDSIIADKPIMVGQFMSMGNGCGTGLGDPEMVYLSPMEQAITRVGFYRNDKESIVINYLTLVVPTKGVGSLRIDGSTTYTTFPHATPGYTVVVKSWPAAKAQCTVTCDSAFTGITYGLGGAESYAYNAGTYLNNLNGIRNLHNSSDTTNGGKNSHAYTCEGSPVELSILLRYQVTKLVWKLSALGFDIMPNLDVTLDPASTAYKGTVTNNGVLYYKYTLPGTYTFNKAGTFYVQVLATSPSLTDYCNNTEEFYMGFEVKAKPVADFTIANTTGCVKDTTFLTGPAATSLSNIQQWLWTFPDGSVSHSKDTSKILSAAGSNTVTLRVVSEEGCVAEVAKQVSLYAVPTASVTAAPASACEGSEITLTPSAAYAGSAVINKYYWNFANGKDSTATAAGVQKVLYNKPGSYEVKLVTGVSKLCVSDTARKVVAIYSKPVIDITYPAGCLPADGVVQFTNNTATPDGQTITAHAWNFGDATATPANPNTATVASPSHVYAANSYQISYRATSSQGCITDTVIKATFSVMPVVNFPALTAVCENAAAYSIAIATVNGSVVTGGTYSGNGVATDGTFTPATAGPGVHTISYSYTAAGGCTVTKTSAIEVYARPLASFTATSSVCLGEQVHIVPAATAGIYSWNWQLGNGTSVVYNNGNAFDVPYASAGNYNVVLATVSSQGCRSLPDTQKVSVHPLPVADFTAPVKICLPGDAAFVNTSTVADNSTLNYVWNFGDGTATVTTKAPSHTYATAGTYAVVLTATSSYGCVSTTTKSVNDFYARPVAAFTIAPEQVCEGTPVTLTDASTPADGIAKRSWNLGDNGPDVAGKVVEKLYNNARTYTVQLTVTNNASCTATVSKQVVVHPQPQIDAGKSFAVQEGTQIQFEATSNSSSFAFSWTPAADLSNASVLQPKLVVNRDATYRLTAVGDYSCTATDSLTVKVLKIVVVPNAFTPNGDNINDKWEIANLSDYADCVVQVFNRYGQKMLEQKGYQVPWNGKINGRDVPVGTYYYVIRLGDGSAPLTGSITIIR